In one Ictalurus furcatus strain D&B chromosome 10, Billie_1.0, whole genome shotgun sequence genomic region, the following are encoded:
- the rassf10b gene encoding ras association domain-containing protein 10 — MEDEESKISVWVCREEKLVSGLSKRTTCADVIKVLLEEQNLHGRASASARSYCIVEKWRGFERVLPNKTKILRLWNAWGEEQENVRFVLVKQDASLASSAPRSAEARLVPSRQNPCAREGTVRQATMALSPEKQRRVVRKAFRKLERINKRRARAQCKDAERMETLVHLVVSQDHTIRQQVERIQELDHEIELYEAKVHLDRVRAHGVNYVQETYLVEGVTSRHPCPSDGEQTLAQLEEYARKCEEVIRLQEDLTNRQVLLDSITRDIQEELNQRWMKRRQEDLANKDLENDSTLRVINQTWEINGCEMPPNVDVSLEDDVLLEKERIRTQLDTSLYIGLRLNTDLETVRNDLDLVQEVRRARDKELRDLLEKVDSLDLEEEEEEEEGEESCDMLKDTDRVEEDTANSHGAWVEQARGLSAKACSSNDDDSDTGLSSMHSQDSDIAPVFESLV, encoded by the coding sequence ATGGAGGATGAAGAGAGCAAAATTTCCGTGTGGGTTTGCCGGGAGGAGAAGCTCGTGTCGGGTTTGTCTAAGCGCACCACGTGTGCGGACGTTATTAAAGTCCTCCTAGAGGAACAAAACTTGCACGGGCGCGCGTCCGCGTCCGCGCGCTCTTACTGCATTGTGGAGAAGTGGCGCGGATTCGAACGCGTTTTGCCGAACAAGACCAAAATCCTGCGCTTGTGGAATGCATGGGGTGAAGAGCAGGAGAATGTGCGTTTCGTGCTCGTCAAGCAGGACGCGTCCTTAGCCAGCAGCGCGCCACGAAGCGCCGAGGCGCGACTCGTGCCTAGCCGGCAGAACCCGTGCGCGCGCGAGGGCACCGTGCGCCAAGCCACCATGGCCCTGTCGCCCGAGAAGCAAAGGCGCGTGGTCCGAAAGGCGTTCAGGAAGTTGGAGCGGATCAATAAGAGGCGCGCGAGGGCGCAGTGCAAAGACGCGGAGAGAATGGAGACCCTCGTGCATCTGGTGGTCTCGCAGGATCACACCATCCGGCAGCAGGTGGAGCGCATCCAGGAGCTGGACCACGAGATCGAACTCTATGAGGCCAAGGTACACCTTGACAGGGTAAGGGCACATGGTGTCAACTATGTCCAGGAGACCTACCTGGTGGAGGGAGTTACATCCAGGCATCCGTGCCCCAGCGATGGAGAACAGACACTCGCTCAGTTAGAGGAGTATGCCCGGAAGTGTGAGGAGGTCATCAGGCTGCAGGAGGATCTAACTAATCGGCAGGTTCTGCTAGACAGCATCACCAGAGATATCCAGGAAGAGCTAAACCAGAGATGGATGAAGCGGAGACAGGAGGATCTGGCTAATAAGGATTTGGAAAATGATAGCACGCTCAGGGTTATAAATCAAACGTGGGAGATAAATGGATGCGAAATGCCTCCAAATGTGGACGTGTCTCTTGAGGATGACGTGCTCTTGGAGAAGGAGCGGATTAGGACTCAACTGGACACGAGCTTATACATCGGCCTGAGGCTTAACACGGATTTAGAGACTGTTAGAAACGACCTGGACTTGGTGCAGGAGGTCCGGAGGGCGAGAGACAAAGAGCTGAGGGATTTGCTTGAAAAAGTGGACTCACTCGATttagaggaagaagaggaggaagaggagggggaGGAAAGTTGTGACATGCTTAAGGACACTGATAGAGTGGAAGAAGACACAGCAAATAGTCATGGTGCATGGGTCGAGCAGGCCAGAGGACTTTCTGCTAAAGCATGTAGCAGTAACGATGACGATTCAGACACAGGACTCAGCTCCATGCACAGCCAGGACTCGGACATTGCCCCTGTTTTTGAGTCTCTTGTATAG